The following DNA comes from Cryobacterium psychrophilum.
CGCCGCCACCCGCGCCGCCAACGCGGCCAAGAAGGCCGCGGACGCCGGCACCACGCCGGTACCGGCCAAGAAGGCGACGGCCAAAAAGGTCCCCACCGCGGCGGCGAAGGCCGCGACGGCCAAGAAGGCCGCCGCTACCCGCGCCGCCAACGCGGCCAAGAAGGCAGCGGGGGAGTGACCGGACTTTTCATCACGCTCGAGGGCGGCGACGGCGCGGGGAAATCCACCCAGGCACAGCTGCTCACTGACTGGCTCGAGGGCGAGGGGCGCACGGTTGTGCGCTCCCGCGAGCCGGGAGGCACCGAGGTGGGTGTGGAGATTCGCGAGATCGTGCTGCACCATCGTGGTGAAATCGCGCCGCGGGCCGAGGCTCTGCTGTACGCGGCCGATCGTGCCCAGCACGTCGCCACCAAGCTGCGCCCGGCGCTGGCCCGCGGTGAGGTAATCGTGCAGGACCGCTACATCGACTCATCCGTGGCCTATCAGGGAGCCGGCCGGGTCCTCGGCGCCGACGAGGTGCGAAACCTGTCGCTGTGGGCGGCCGAGGGGTTGCTTCCCGACCTCACGATCCTGCTCGACCTCAACGAGACGGATGCCCGCGGTCGACTCGACGCCGCCAACAAGCGTTTCGACCGGCTCGAGGCGGAGAAGAACGATTTCCATGCGCGTGTGCGCGCCGCGTTCCTGGCCCTGGCCGCCAGCGAACCTGAGCGGTTTCTCGTGCTCGATGCCGCGGCATCCGTTGACACGATCGCCGCGCAGGTTCGTGCTCGTGTCGCCGCGCTGCTCTAACCGCGCGGCGCCCTCGGCGCGCCCGAAACGGGGGCCCGCGACGGTAACCGGCGTAGCGGCCACCGAAACCGCGCGCGGGCTGACGCCCGCTCGCCAGGGCGCCATTGTCGGCTTCGGAAGGTAGCCTAGCTTCATGGCAGTGTGGGAAAACCTGACGGGACAGGCTGAGGCCATCGCGATCTTTCGCGCGGCGGCGGAAGCGGACTCCTCGTCGTCAATGACGCATGCGTGGCTCATCACGGGGCCGCCGGGCTCCGGCCGCTCCAACCTGGCCTACGCGTTCGCGGCCGCGCTGATCTGCCCCGGCACCCCCGAGGGCGACCGCGACGCCATCCGTCAGGTGGAGGCGCGCACGCACCCCGATCTGAGCGTGCTCACGACCGACGGGGTCATCATCAAGATGGCCACCGTGAAAGAGGCCGTCGCCCGCTCGCAATACTCACCCTCGGTGGGGCGCTACCGCGTGATCGTCGTCGAAGACGCCGACCGCATGGTGGAGCGCACGAGCAACGTGCTGCTCAAGGCGCTCGAAGAGCCGCCCGAGCGCACGGTGTGGATCCTCTGCGCGCCGAGCGAGGCCGACCTGCTGCCCACGATCCGTTCGCGGGTGCGCACGGTGCGGCTGCGCGTTCCGAGCATCGGCGACGTCGCCGACCTGCTCGTGGAACGTGACGGTGTTGACCCGGTCATCGCCGAGCTTTCCGCACGGCAGGCGCAGAGCCACATTGGTATGGCCCGTCGGCTCGCGACGAACCCCGAGGCACGGCTGCGACGCGAGGAGACCCTGCGAACGGCCCTCGGCATCCGTTCGGTATCGACGGCCGTCAACGCGGCCGCGCGACTGCTGGCCATCGCCGGCGACGACGCGAAGGCGATCACGATCGAGCGAGATGCCGCCGAACGTGCGGGCGTGCTGCGCTCGCTCGGCGTGGAGCCTGGCCAGTCGGTTCCGACCGGGTTGCGCAGCCAGATTAAGGCGCTCGAAGACGATCAAAAGCGCCGCGCGACCCGAAGCCTGCGGGACGGCATTGACCGCATTCTCGTGGACCTCACGTCGTTGTACCGGGATGTGATGATGGTGCAGCTCGGCCGAGAGAAGTCCGTGATTAACCTTGAGCTTGCTGCCGAGCTGCACAGCGCCGGTGCGTCCAGCGCTCCCGCAGCTACCGTGGCCACACTGGATGCGATCGCCCTGGCTCGTACGCGAATTCAATCCAACGTTGCACCGGCACTGGCGCTCGAGGCCATGCTCGTATCAGCCATCAGGCGCTAGCCACCCGATTCGATAGAAGGAATCCGATGACACACCATCCCCGCCTGATTGCTGTTCTTGCCGGCGCTGTCGTACTCACGCTCGGGCTCAGTGGGTGCGTGTCAGCTTTCATTCCCAAGGCTGCTCCCACAACCTCTACTCCCACGGGCGAGGCCGTGGATTCTGCACTCGCCCCGTTCTACGGCCAGGTTCTCCAGTGGAGCGACTGCGACAACGAAATGCAGTGCGCCACGGCGATCGCGCCCCTCGACTACAGCGACCCCGGTGCCGGCGAGATAGATATCGCGCTCGTGCGTCACCCGACGACGAGCGGCGACCGGGTCGGTTCTCTGCTCGTCAACCCCGGCGGGCCGGGGGCGTCGGGTTACGACATCGTGAAGAACTCCCTGGACTTCGTAACGGATGACGTGCTGCAGTCCAGTTTCGACATCGTCGGGTTCGACCCGCGCGGGGTCGGTCGGTCCTCGGCCGTAACCTGCTACCAACCCGAGCAAATGGACGAATACCTCTACGGCCTCACGACCGCGGCGCGGGGAACGGATGCCTGGATCGCCGAGCTCGAGGCCTCGTCGGCCGACTTCGGTGCCGCCTGTGCGGAGAACACCGGCCCCTTGCTCGCGCATGTCGACACCGAAAGTGCTGCACGCGACCTCGACCTGCTGCGGGCCGTGCTCGGCGACGAGAAGCTGAACTACCTCGGTTACTCCTATGGCACCTACCTCGGAGCCACATTTGCCGAGCTGTTTCCGGACAAGGTCGGCCGCCTCGCTCTCGACGGCGCGCTCGACCCGTCCACCACCAACTTTCAGGTGACCGAGCTGCAGGCCAAGGGCTTTGAGAGTGCGCTGCGCGCCTACCTTGAGGCGTGCCTGGTGGGGGAGGACTGCCCGTTCAGCGGTACCGTGGACGACGCGATGAACACGGTGGGCGCGCTCCTCGCCTCCGTTGACGTCAGCCCGATCATCGCTGGCGACGGCCGTCAGCTCGGCTCGAACGCGCTGCTCACCGCCATCATTACCCCGCTCTACCAGCAGGCGGCCTGGCCGATGCTGAGCCAGATGTTCGCGGGTGTGATGACGAACGACGTCACCGCGGCCTTCGGACTGGCGGACCAGTACAACGGCCGCCAGGCGGACGGCAGCTACCTCGACAACTCCAGCGAGGCCTTCTCGGCCATCAATTGCGTGGACTACGCCTACAACGACGACCCCGCGTCCATGCGCGCGCAGGCCGCCGAGATCGAGACCGCGGCGCCGATCATTGGCAAGTACATGAGCTTTGGCGACATCGGTTGCGCCAACTGGCCGTACAAGTTCAGCGGGGAGCGGGGAGAGATCCACGCCACGGGAGCCGCACCCATCCTCGTCATCGGTACGACGAACGACCCGGCCACGCCTTATGCCTGGGCGCAGAGCCTGTCGGAGCAGCTCGACAGCGGCACCCTCGTGACGTACGAGGGTGAGGGGCACACGGCCTACAACAAGGGAAGCGACTGCGTGAACCGCGTCGTCGACGACTACCTCGTCAAGGGCACGGTGCCGAGCGAGGATCCGATGTGTTGATCTCCGACCGCGCGTCGTGGCGAGGCGTGTACAACATGACTCCTCGAACAGGCTAAGCTTAGTTCTTGTGTCACCGACCGCCCTACGGGGTGATCTGGTATCGCCGCCTTAGCTCAGTTGGTAGAGCATCTCACTCGTAATGAGAAGGTCGTCAGTTCGATTCTGACAGGCGGCTCCATTAAATGTCCTGGTTAGACGGGGTTTCTGGGGAAGCATCAGCGGTGCTGTGCAGCTGTTTCGACGTATTTGCCCACAATTTGCCCACATTTGTTTTTATTGCGCGGTTATTTAGGGCCTCTGCAACAGCGTCTAGATCGTCTTCGAAGAGGTCGCTGTAGACGTCCAAAGTCATCGCTGCCGAGGCCTGCCCGAGCATTCGCTGCACAGAGAGCACGCTCGTCCCGGAAGATATAGCCAAAGACGCAGCTGTGTGTCGCAGGGAGTGCGGGGTGATCGCGGGTAATTCCGTAGGGCGCTGTCTGAGCTGTACGACTGCGGCGAAAAATGTTCGGCGGCGAAAGTTTCCGCTTCGGAACACTTCACGACTCGGCGATGTGAAGAGGAGATCGTCGCGGTGCTTGCCCGCGCATTGGGACTCGAGCATCTCGGCTAAAATGCCCGTGAATGGTACCGAACGTCGCTCGTGGATATTACCGGACGCATCTCTGCACTTAATCCAGAGCAGACCGAGTCCTTCTTGCGATATCGTGCCGGTCTTTCGACCGTGACAATTCTTGGCAACGACGAGGTACTCGATCGACTAAAGGCCCTTCACGAAGCGCTCGCGTCACCGCCCCGTTTCGATGGTGAAGTAGCAGAGTCAGACCCTCCTGACCGCGACCATGACGGCTAGAAACGATTGTTATTGACCACCTGCAAGAGCAATTTTCACGGGCGCGACTTTCCGCGGGATAGAGGTGCTCGAAGCTCGTCACCGACATTGAGACGCCGAATCGCCGGCTATCAATTTTTCCGGGCGTAGAGCGGGACGAACCTGGCCGGTCGAGGTTTGCCCGGTTCTGTCGCTTTGGGGTATATGCCAGCCTGACGTCAGTGGCTCGACTCGAAACCGTCAGGTAGAAGCCGCATTCGTCTTTTCCTGACGCCGGTCACAGACGGTCTCTGCGCTTATCTGGACGGACTTTGGTCTTGGGGCGAGGGGATTGCCCACCAGCGGCCAGGGGTGTCCAAGCATGCTCGAGTGCAGCGGGGTGAACGCCATGCTCGTGTCCCACGACCGAGACGAAGCTCTTTCCTTCGGACAGCAGGTCGGCGCACCGGCGGGTGTTTTCGATGCACCGATCGTTGTCCGCGTCGCAGCGCTTCTCGTCGATGTGGTGCTGACGCGGTCGACTGCGCATTCGGACGCCTCACGGTGCAGCACGACCGCAGCGGCGGGACCGCACGGGTTCACGCCATGGTGCGGCCCGAGCAGCCCTCGCGCCGACCACCGACCACCGACCGAGGCAACGCGACCGTCGTCGGTGTCCGGTCGACGTGTGCCATTACACGCGGCGGCCGAGTTCGTGACGGGATGCTCGATTAGCGTCGTTGATGGCGGGGTGGTGCTCTATTTGCATTTCGGTTGGCTCCAGTGCTGGCGAGCCAGCAGTGCGGTTACGCCGCCACCCCAGCGCGCGACGGAGGGCAGTCCTTAGCAACTCGTTCCCGTCGTGCCGGCGATGAGCGCGTATCGAGCGGACGGCGTACGAGACGTGGTGGTTCGCCAGCGTGTATACACGCCAGGTGATGACGCCGACTGCGAGCGACAGTAGTGTGCCGATCCATGGCGCGTTCTGCTCAAACGGCGGGTATACCTGCCAGTGGGTGAGATAGATGAACATTGACGCGCCCGCGACCGTGGCGACGGCCGGCACCATCCACCGCGGCGCGCGAACCGCCGGTACCCAGATCAGCGTCAGCATGCCCCCGGCGAGTATTGCCTCTCGCAGCGGGTCACCGAAGAATCCCAACGAAGTCACCACGGCGATCACCGAGACGAGGACTCGTCGAGCCGTGGTGTCGGCACGGGCGAGGAGCCAACCGAGGGCGATTAGCCACACGACTACAGGCCCGGTGTAGAGCTCTACATACTCGGCGTGGGTGCCGGCGATCGCGAAGCGCGCGATGAGGGCGATGGCGAATCCGAGGAGGGCGAAGGCGAACGGGGAGCGCCGCTCGACGCGGTCGACGGCGCGTACAGCGAACATGACGGCGAGGCCGACGATGGTCCAGAGCATCGCCTCGAGGAACCAGAACTGCCACTGCTCGTTCCACCGCCCGTCGCCCGGCACGAGGTTGTTCAGGAGCAGGACGGTGGTGACGTGGTACTGGCCGGTCAGAAGCGCAACCCCACCGATCCAGAGAATCGCGGGCGCCGCGAGCTGTGCAGCGCTGCGCCCGAGCCAGCGAGACCGTGACCGTCCCGGCACCGATGCGAGCTGGAAGCGGGCAAGGTTGTACCCCGCGATGGCGAGCAGCAGGTGCGCGCCACCCTGCAGAAAGAAGAGGTCGGCGTGAGTGCCGACGATGAGCACGATCGCGATCGCTCGAAGCATGGCGGGTGTCTCGAGGCGCACCAGGCTCGGGAAACGAGGACGAGTGCGTGGGCCGACGGCCGGGGCGGGGGCTTCCGTGGGCCGTGCCGCGGCTCGCGCAATCGAGTCGTCGTCGGCTGCTTCGGTGGCGAACGCCGCCAACTCCCGAGCGGTGCGCGTCGGCCAGTCGCGCGGCAAGTCGCCGAGCATCGCCTCGAGCCGAAGCGACACCTCAATGTAACTCAGGGAGTCGCCGCCGAGCGCGGCGAATGAATCATCCACGCTTACCTCAGGACGGGAGAGCAGCGTCGAGAGGAGGTCGCGAATTGCCTGCGGCGAGACCGCGGCACCGCGGCTGACGGTAGTGCCGGGCACCGTGCTCGGTGCGGCGGCGGCACGATCCTGCAGCCCGGCAAATCGCACGAGCGCCGCAGTGTCGGGCTTGCCGTTCGAGGTGCGCGGGAACTGCTCCACCGCGTACGCGCCGATGGCGTGCATGGGCACGCCAACGAGTGCAGCGGCGCGCTCGCGTGCGCGCTGTGCCGTGCGATCAGAGGTGGCGAAGAGGAGCAGTCGTTCTTCGGCAGTGGCGACGCGCACCTCGATTCCCTCGTCGGCAAGAAGCCGCTCAATACGGTCAAGGTCGACCCGTAAACCGAAAATTTTGACGAAGCGGTTCATCCGCCCGACGATCTCATACAGTCCATCGTCGCGGCGGCGCGCGATGTCTCCTGTCCGTAATTCGTGCACGGTGCGGCCGAGTTCGAAATCTGCCGGTGTCTCGGCATAGCCGAGCATCACGTTCGGCCCGTCGTAGACGAGTTCCCCCTCGCTCCCGTCCGGGGCAGCTGTGCCGCCGGCATCGATGCGGAAATGGCCACCGGGAATCGGTCGCCCGATGGCCCCGGCGGCGGTGGCGATGAGCTCAGGAGGAAGATAGGCCATCCGTGCTGTGGCTTCCGTCTGGCCGTACATCACGAACAGCTCGAATCCGCGTTCTTCACCGAGCCGGGCGAAACGACGAATCATCTCAGGCGCGAGTCGGCCACCGGCCTGGGTCAGGTAGCGCAGGCTCGGCACTGAGCGTTCGGCGAAGCCGCTGGCCTCGAGCATCTCGAAGGTGTAGGGCACACCGGCAAACGAGGTGATCTGATAGGCAGATGCCTCCTGCCAGAACGCTTCGTCGGTAACGGACCGTTCCGTGAGCATGACGCTCGCGCCGGCGAGCAGGTGGCTGTTTACCACGGACAGGCCGTAGCAGTACTGCAGCGGTAAGGTCGTCGCCGCTCTATCGCTCGGTCCGAGGCGCAGATATTGCGCGATGGATGCGGCGTTGCTGCGCACGTTGTCGAAAGAGAGGCGTACGAGCTTCGGCGACCCGGTCGACCCCGATGTGCTTCCGAGCACGGCTAACTCAGGATGAAAGGCGTGTCGGCTGCCCGAGTTTCGTTCCTCAAGCATCCACCCCTGTGGGCCGTCGTGCGCGATGACATCGGGGCTGAAACGCTCAATGAAGGCTGCTCTGTGGGCCAGGCTCGCATCGTCGGCACCGCCGGAGACGAACAACACAGGGTGCCCGCCCTCGAGTGCGGCCAGATAGGTGACGATCGGCTCGAGCGAGCTGGTCGCGGCGATCATCACGAGGCGACGGGTATCGCCGAGCTGACCCCTGCGCTCGCGAACCAGCAGGGAAAGTTCAGCGTAATTAATGGTCGCGCCGTCGGCAACGAGGGCCGTAGCGTCAGGTCGGCCGCGGGGGAGGGACAGGCCGCGAGCAGAGGCGATCGAGACCATAATTGAGAGATACCTTCAGCGTGAGACGGAAAAATACTGCATCGAACTTAGGTAAGCATAACCTAAATAGCGCCAGCGATCGGCGCCCCCGAGTCGTCCCTCGCCGAGCACCGCCACAAAGAGCTGAACTCCACACTGGACAGGTTCCTTCGGAATGAGGCGTCCCACTTCCTTGGTAGTGGAACGCCTGGAATCGGTCATAAGGATCTTGGCCGGGCGGCCTTTTTTGCATTCCATAAGTCCAGTTCAAGAGGTGTTTCGTGGGCGGGGTACGGATGTGACTTCCGGTACGTTCGGTGATGGACATCGGTTACGCGCGCGTCTCGACGGCAAAACAAGATCTTGATCGCCAGATCGACGCCCTGGGCGCGGTTGGAATCCCGTCGGGCAGGATCTATGTCGACAAGAAATCCGGAGCAACGACCAAGCGCCCTGGTCTCACCGCCGCACTCGACTACGCGCGTGACGGGGACGTTATTGTCGTGCACACCCTGGACCGTCTCGGCCGTACCGTGCGCGACACGTTGAACCTGATCTACGAGCTGAAGGAGCGAGGCGTAGGTGTTCGAAACCTGGCCGATCCGATCCGAGTGGATTCGGCAAACCCGGAGGATCCCATGTCGCAACTGGCGGTGGTGATGCTTGCGTTGTTCGGCCAGATGGAACGAACCTACGCGATCGAACGTGCCGCCCATGCCCGCGCCGTCGCTGTCAGCAAAGGCCGGCAGATTGGCCGGCCTTCGGTAGTGGACCCGACCAAGCTCGCCTATGCGTCGCACCTACGGGACACCGGTCTGACGATGCCCGAGATCGTGGCCAAATCCGGCATTACCCGGTCAAGCCTGTACCGGTATTTGCCGCCGCGCCAGGTAGACCAGCTCACAGCTGGTCTCGACGAAGTCGATGCGAAGCGCGATGACTGAGGCGCCGGACACAAGCGAGAGCCACCGCTATGCAGGGAAGCGGTGGCTCTCGCTGTGTCCGATCTGAGACTGCCTGCAACGCAGCGCTACTAGGTGGTTACGATCACCGCTTGGCCGGGCGGGCAAGTTACTCGCAAGGAACCATCAGTGGCGAGCACGACAGTGAACTTGCCGAGCGTCGCCGTCGGCAACGGTTTGAGCATCGACAACAGTTCCTCCGTGTCCGCAAACTTGACGGGCCACTGTTCGCCTCGGCCCCAGCGGACTGGTGATTGAGCGCCGATCAGCCGGAGGGTCTCCTCAGACGGTTGGGTGTTGAACACGAACCGGGAAGGTTCGTCGGTGTCGTCTTGCACCGAGTCACTCTTGCGGATGGCCACGATCTTGCTTCGAGCCACGGCGACCAGAAGGTCCCCGCTCTGAGAATGCATCTTCGCGATTTCCGCCGCATTTCTCGTTGGCCATGCGCGTTCAACGGTCTCGATTTTTTCCGACGACGAGTTCGTGGCGAGCCACGTGCGTGTGACGTTGACTACGAGCACAGGGAAGCCACGCCCTCGGCACCAACGAATTTGACCGGCCAAAGCTGACCGCGGGTGAAGCGGACACCCTCGGGAGTCCTGTCCCCAATGAGTTCGAAGAGCTCGTCCGTCGCTGAGAATGCTCATCTCAATGTCACTAATCTGCTCATTTGGCTGTCACTGCCCAGGTCGCTGCATACGGCCAGGGTTGGGAAGCACCACGGGGACGGGCCTAGTGATCTTCATGTCTCACGAGCGTGCGCTCGGGGACGGTCTGGGCTGCGCGGTTCGGTGAGTCCCAGAGCGCATAGGACATTGGGGCGAGGCGCCAGGGCGGGTCACGAGGTGGCAGGCGAGTTGGCTGCAGCAGGGCCGGTCTCTGGGCCCGATGGCGCCCCAGGTGACCGGGTATCAGGTGGAAGGCACTAGCGACGGTGTCCTCAGGCAAGGGCCGTCGACCGTGCCAACGGTCGTGGGGCATGCTCGTTCACCTGGGACGAGCCTGCGGTCCACTGACATCGAGATGAGCAGATTAGTGACATCAGAATGAGCAGATTCCGCGGATTACTGACATTGAGATGAGCATTCTCACTTCGGGCGGTCGCCCTCGCCGACGACAGCCGGAGCGTTATCGTCATCAGTCGCGCGCATCGCGCGCATCAGTCTCTCGAACGGAAAAATCTCGACGCCTCTCACAGCACCTGCGGGTATGGCCACCCGTAGCCCCGCGGCGCGGCATGTGCTTGACTGGATCGCATGGCTCATACCGTCGCGGATCAGCTCATCGCACAACTCTCAGACGCCGGGGTGCGGCGCATCTACGGCATCGTCGGCGACAGCCTCAACCCGATCGTCGACGCGGTGCGGCGCACTGGCGGGTCGAGGAAGGGCGGCATCGACTGGATCCATGTGCGCAACGAAGAGGCGGGAGCGTTCGCCGCCGGCGCCGAAGCTCAGCTCACCGGCGAACTCGCCGTGTGTGCGGGCAGCTCGGGCCCCGGCAACCTGCACCTGATCAACGGACTGTACGACGCTCATCGCTCCGGCGCACCCGTGCTCGCGATCGCGAGCCACCTGCCGAGCAACCAGATCGGCACGTCGTTTTTCCAGGAGACGCACCCCGACCGGCTTTTCGTCGAATGTTCCCACTACTGCGAGCTCATCTCGACCGCCGGGCAGGCGCCTCGGGTGATCAACGCCGCGATGCGGCACGCGATCGGTCTCCGCGGCGTCGCGGTCGTCACGATTCCCGGCGACCTCGCCGAGCTCGACGCCGACCGCCCAGCGCCGACGTTCGTGCTGCCGTCGCGGGCGGCGCTGGTTCCGGATGAGGCGGACATCCGCGCGCTCGCGTCGGCGATCGACTCGGCGAAGACGGTCGCGATCTTCGCGGGCATCGGTGTCGCGGGCGCCCACGACGAGGTCGTCGCCTTCGCGGACCTCCTCGCCGCTCCCATCGGACACTCGATCCGCGGCAAGGAGTACATCCAGTACGACAACCCCTTCGACGTCGGTATGACGGGACTCCTCGGGTACGGTGCCGCTCACGCCGGCATCCACGATGCCGAGCTGCTCATCCTGCTCGGCACCGACTTTCCGTACGACCAGTTCCTGCCCGACGGGCGCAAGGTCATGATCGCCCAGGTCGACAGCGCACCTGACCACATCGGACGGCGGGCGAACGTCGAGTATCCGATCCACGGCGACGTACGCTCCACGATCGCGGCGCTCACCGCGCTCGTCGCTCCGAAGGCCAATCGCAGGTTCCTCAAGAAGACCCTCGATCGCCACCACAGGCTGCTCGACTCGGTCGTCGGCGAGTACACCGACGTCGAGACGACGATTCCGATCCATCCGGAGTTTGCGGCATCCGTTCTCGACGAGCTGATGTCGAATGACGCGATCGTCACGGCCGACACCGGAATGTGCAACGTCTGGCAGGCCCGCTACATCACCCCGAACGGACGCCGTCGGCTCATCGGCAGCTTCCTGCACGGGTCGATGGCGAACGCTCTGCCGCAGGCGATCGGTGCGCAGCTCGCCTACCCGGGGCGACAGACCGTCGCGATGGCGGGCGACGGCGGGCTGTCGATGCTCATGGGTGAGCTCATCACGGCGGTCGCCTACAAGCTGCCGGTGAAGGTCGTCGTCTTCAACAATTCGACCCTCGGCCTCGTGAAGCTCGAGATGCTCGTCGACGGGCTGCCTGACTTCGGTGTCGACGTTCCCGCCGTCGACTTTGCGACGATCGCGAAGGCGGTCGGCTTCCATGCGGTGCGTGTCGATGACCCGCGGATGCTCCGCAGCGCCCTCACGGAGGCACTCGCGCACGACGGTCCCACGCTCGTCGACATCATCACCGACCCGAACGCGCTGTCGCTGCCTCCGACGATCACCGCTGACCAGGTGAAGGGCTTCGGACTCGCGCTGTCGAAGGTCGTCCTGAACGGCGGCGTGGGGGAGGCCATGCGGATGGCGCGGTCGAACATCCGCCATTTGCCTGGCCTGTAGCGGCCGTCGCGATGTCTGCGAGCGAGTCGGTCAGGACACGAACACCTGCAGCCACTCGCGATTGTGCGCGTGCACGAGGAACACGACGAGGTCGAACAACAGGTGCACGCAGACGACGTAGGTGAGCGACTTGGTGCGGCTGAAGATGTGGCCCTGCAGCAGTGCGAACGGGATCGCGGGTGCGCTCGTGAGTGAGGTTCGACCGGGTGCCGGTCAGATCCCGCAGCTGGCGGATCGGCTCTGGTGGCACGAAACTGGCCCGGAGCAGGTTGTGGGCGGCGAGCTCTGCTAACCACGTCGCGCCTGAGACATCGGTTTTGCGTCCCGGGATATTGCGCGCAGCTTTCGGATTGACCAGTTCCACGTTCAGCGACTCGGCCAGCAGGAAATAGAACGGTTTCCAGTAGTCGCCGGTGGCCTCCATCACCACCACCGTCACCGCGGCCTCCTCGAGATCTCGGCGCAGGCGCACGATCTCGTTCGTCGTCGCCCCATACGTGGTCACGGTCTTGCTGAATGTTCCCGCGCGTGTCCCCGGTATCCGGATACAGACCTTCGCGTCGCGTTTGGAGATATCCATCCCCGCGGCACGCTCGTGCACGATGTCCAGCATCTGCTCCTTCGCATCTGCTCCTTCGCATCTGCTCCCAACGGCACCACCGGCCGGTGGTGCCAGGTGCCGCGGGAAGGGCGGGGAAAATGATTCAGGAATCTACTAAACGGGCTCATCAACCCGATGCTGCTGGGCTTGCGGCACCAATCCACGGTTCCCGTGGAAGCCCTCCACACCACGCTCGTAAACAGGCTCGATGCACTTAGCCCCAATACCGTTCAGTTAAGCGTTTTGATGGTGATATGTGCTTCATGTTGTGGTTGTGGCCATCGGCTGTGGTGTTCTCGTTTGGCGAGCCATTTGGAGATCTTGCGTTTGATGACGCGGGGGTTTGACCGTTTTCGGCGGGCGGGGTTGAGGCGTTTCAGGAGCCGGCGGATGGCGTGGCGCCAGGTGGCCTCCGGTTGTTCAGGCTGTTGA
Coding sequences within:
- a CDS encoding DNA polymerase III subunit delta', translating into MAVWENLTGQAEAIAIFRAAAEADSSSSMTHAWLITGPPGSGRSNLAYAFAAALICPGTPEGDRDAIRQVEARTHPDLSVLTTDGVIIKMATVKEAVARSQYSPSVGRYRVIVVEDADRMVERTSNVLLKALEEPPERTVWILCAPSEADLLPTIRSRVRTVRLRVPSIGDVADLLVERDGVDPVIAELSARQAQSHIGMARRLATNPEARLRREETLRTALGIRSVSTAVNAAARLLAIAGDDAKAITIERDAAERAGVLRSLGVEPGQSVPTGLRSQIKALEDDQKRRATRSLRDGIDRILVDLTSLYRDVMMVQLGREKSVINLELAAELHSAGASSAPAATVATLDAIALARTRIQSNVAPALALEAMLVSAIRR
- a CDS encoding alpha/beta hydrolase, yielding MTHHPRLIAVLAGAVVLTLGLSGCVSAFIPKAAPTTSTPTGEAVDSALAPFYGQVLQWSDCDNEMQCATAIAPLDYSDPGAGEIDIALVRHPTTSGDRVGSLLVNPGGPGASGYDIVKNSLDFVTDDVLQSSFDIVGFDPRGVGRSSAVTCYQPEQMDEYLYGLTTAARGTDAWIAELEASSADFGAACAENTGPLLAHVDTESAARDLDLLRAVLGDEKLNYLGYSYGTYLGATFAELFPDKVGRLALDGALDPSTTNFQVTELQAKGFESALRAYLEACLVGEDCPFSGTVDDAMNTVGALLASVDVSPIIAGDGRQLGSNALLTAIITPLYQQAAWPMLSQMFAGVMTNDVTAAFGLADQYNGRQADGSYLDNSSEAFSAINCVDYAYNDDPASMRAQAAEIETAAPIIGKYMSFGDIGCANWPYKFSGERGEIHATGAAPILVIGTTNDPATPYAWAQSLSEQLDSGTLVTYEGEGHTAYNKGSDCVNRVVDDYLVKGTVPSEDPMC
- a CDS encoding site-specific integrase translates to MEYLVVAKNCHGRKTGTISQEGLGLLWIKCRDASGNIHERRSVPFTGILAEMLESQCAGKHRDDLLFTSPSREVFRSGNFRRRTFFAAVVQLRQRPTELPAITPHSLRHTAASLAISSGTSVLSVQRMLGQASAAMTLDVYSDLFEDDLDAVAEALNNRAIKTNVGKLWANTSKQLHSTADASPETPSNQDI
- a CDS encoding recombinase family protein; this encodes MDIGYARVSTAKQDLDRQIDALGAVGIPSGRIYVDKKSGATTKRPGLTAALDYARDGDVIVVHTLDRLGRTVRDTLNLIYELKERGVGVRNLADPIRVDSANPEDPMSQLAVVMLALFGQMERTYAIERAAHARAVAVSKGRQIGRPSVVDPTKLAYASHLRDTGLTMPEIVAKSGITRSSLYRYLPPRQVDQLTAGLDEVDAKRDD
- the tmk gene encoding dTMP kinase — encoded protein: MTGLFITLEGGDGAGKSTQAQLLTDWLEGEGRTVVRSREPGGTEVGVEIREIVLHHRGEIAPRAEALLYAADRAQHVATKLRPALARGEVIVQDRYIDSSVAYQGAGRVLGADEVRNLSLWAAEGLLPDLTILLDLNETDARGRLDAANKRFDRLEAEKNDFHARVRAAFLALAASEPERFLVLDAAASVDTIAAQVRARVAALL
- a CDS encoding AMP-binding protein; translation: MVSIASARGLSLPRGRPDATALVADGATINYAELSLLVRERRGQLGDTRRLVMIAATSSLEPIVTYLAALEGGHPVLFVSGGADDASLAHRAAFIERFSPDVIAHDGPQGWMLEERNSGSRHAFHPELAVLGSTSGSTGSPKLVRLSFDNVRSNAASIAQYLRLGPSDRAATTLPLQYCYGLSVVNSHLLAGASVMLTERSVTDEAFWQEASAYQITSFAGVPYTFEMLEASGFAERSVPSLRYLTQAGGRLAPEMIRRFARLGEERGFELFVMYGQTEATARMAYLPPELIATAAGAIGRPIPGGHFRIDAGGTAAPDGSEGELVYDGPNVMLGYAETPADFELGRTVHELRTGDIARRRDDGLYEIVGRMNRFVKIFGLRVDLDRIERLLADEGIEVRVATAEERLLLFATSDRTAQRARERAAALVGVPMHAIGAYAVEQFPRTSNGKPDTAALVRFAGLQDRAAAAPSTVPGTTVSRGAAVSPQAIRDLLSTLLSRPEVSVDDSFAALGGDSLSYIEVSLRLEAMLGDLPRDWPTRTARELAAFATEAADDDSIARAAARPTEAPAPAVGPRTRPRFPSLVRLETPAMLRAIAIVLIVGTHADLFFLQGGAHLLLAIAGYNLARFQLASVPGRSRSRWLGRSAAQLAAPAILWIGGVALLTGQYHVTTVLLLNNLVPGDGRWNEQWQFWFLEAMLWTIVGLAVMFAVRAVDRVERRSPFAFALLGFAIALIARFAIAGTHAEYVELYTGPVVVWLIALGWLLARADTTARRVLVSVIAVVTSLGFFGDPLREAILAGGMLTLIWVPAVRAPRWMVPAVATVAGASMFIYLTHWQVYPPFEQNAPWIGTLLSLAVGVITWRVYTLANHHVSYAVRSIRAHRRHDGNELLRTALRRALGWRRNRTAGSPALEPTEMQIEHHPAINDANRASRHELGRRV